Part of the Terrisporobacter glycolicus ATCC 14880 = DSM 1288 genome is shown below.
ATTTTAGAGTAGACCCTAATATGGGTAATAAAGAAGAGTTCATAAAGGTTTTATTAAAAACGGCAGATGAGCTTGCTGAGCCAAATAAAAAACTTATAATTCATGGATGTACTGATGAGTATGCTGAATTAATAATAGATTATAGAGATATATTATCAGAAAAGTATATAGTACCTTATATAGGTGCTGAACTTAAAGATAAGCTAATAGAAAAAGAATTATTTTACAATATGTGTGAAGAATATGGGTTAGATTATCCAAAAACATATATATACAATAAGGGTGATGAAATAGGTGACTTTGGATTTAATTATCCGGTTATATTAAAAGCATCTGATAGTATATCATTCTTCCAAAATGCTTTTGAAGGAATGAATAAAGCTTATCTTATACAAGATGAAGAAGAATTTAGAAGAGAAATAGAAAAAATATACTCTCACGGTTATGAAAAATCTATGATAGTTCAAGACTTCATACCTGGAGATGACTCCCACATGAGAGTTTTAACCTGTTACTCAGATAAAAATGGAAAAGTTAAAATGCAATGTTTAGGACATGTTTTATTAGAAGAACATACTCCAAAAGGAATAGGAAATCATGCGGCTATAATAACTGAGTATGATGAATCAGTTATGACTAAATTTAAAAACTTCTTAGAGAGTATAAACTACACAGGATATTCAAACTTTGATATAAAATACGATGCAAGAGACAATAAATATAAAGTATTTGAAATAAACTTAAGACAAGGTAGAAGTAACTACTATGTAACATCTTCAGGAAATAACATAGCGAAGTTCGTTGTAGAAGATAGAATTAACAACAAAGAGCTAGACTTAAAAATACAAAAGGAACCTTTCTTCTGGAGATGTATACCGAAAGAAGTAGTATATAAATATGTAAAAAGTCAAGAATTAGTAAATAAGTGTAAAGAATTAGATGCTGCAGGAAAATCTGCCACGTCATTTGGATACGAAGCTGACTTAAAAGGAAACTTTAAAAGAAGATGGTATATATTCTTATACCATGTGAATCAATTTAGAAAATTCAAAAAATACTGTAAGTAGATTGGTGATAATATGAATAATATAACTGTAGGTGTTTTAGGCGGTTTAGGACCTATGGCTTCTGTGTATTTCTATGAAATGGTAGTAAATATGACAGAAGCAAAGACTGACCAAGAACATGTTGATATGATAATAACAAATAGAGCAACTACACCAGATAGAACAGCTTTTATAATAGGAAAATCTAATGAAGACCCATCAAAGATATTAATAGATGATGCAAAAAAATTAGAAAAATATGGTGTAGACTTTATTGTAATAACATGTAATACGGCACATTATTTCTATGAAAAAATAGTTAAAGGAGTTAATATACCTTTAGTAAATATTGTAGAGGAAACAATTAAACATGCCAAAGAGACTAATCATAAAAAATTAGGTATTCTTGCTACTACTGGAAACATTAAAACTAGTTTATACCAAAACATGTGTGAAAAGCATAATATAGAATATTTAGTATTAGATGAAAATAGACAGTCTAAAGTAATGGAAATAATTTATGATGATATAAAAAGTGGAAAACCAGCTGATATGGACAAGTTCAATTCTATAGTAGATTATTTAAAGGAAAATAATTGTGATGGAGTTATTCTTGGATGTACAGAGTTATCTATATTAAAAAATGATAATAAATTAGATGGGAATTTTTATATAGATTCCTTGGAAGTACTTGCTAGGGAAACTATATTAAGAAGCGGAAGAAAACTAAAATAGAGTAGTTAACCTACTCTATTTTTTAAAATCAGAAAGGAAGTATATTATGAAGTTATTTAAATTAATGGAAGATGTAAGCTTTACATCTAACTTACCTTTAGAAAAAATTAATGAAATTGAAATAAAAGATATATCATATAACTCTAGAAGTTGTAAAGAAGGATTTATATTTGTTGCTCTTGTAGGTGAAACTGTAGATGGGCATAAATTTGCAAAAAATGCTTATGACAATGGAGCTAGAGTATTTTTACTACAAAAAGGAATGGAATCTAGTAAATACGTTATAGAGCTACCAAATGATACTGTAAAATTATTTGTGGAAGATACAAGAATAAGTTTATCAAGAATATCACATAACTTTTTTGAAAAGCCATCTAATTCACTAAAAATAATTGGTGTTACAGGAACTAAGGGGAAAACAACTATAACTAATTATATTGCAACTGTTTTAAATGAATCAGGAGTTAATACTGGTGTAGTAGGAACAAATGGGACTTTCTTCAATGGAACTTATGAAGTTACATCAAATACAACTCCAGAAAGCTATGAGTTACATAGAATATTCAGAAAAATGCTGGATAATGGTGTAACATGTGTATCTATGGAAGTTTCTTCTGGTGGAATAATGCAAAATAGAGTAGAAGATGTAGATTTCGATGTAGCTATATTCTCTAATTTATCTCCAGATCACATAGGACCAAAAGAACATCCAACATTTGAACATTATTTACAATGTAAAGCAAGATTATTTAAAATGGCGAAACATGGTATTATTAATGTAGATGATGATTATGCAAAGGATGTAATAAATGCAGCAACTTGTGATGTGGAGACTTTTGGAATAGAAAATGAGGCTAATTTAACTGCTAATAATATAAGATATTCAAAAGAAATAGACTCACTAGGAGTGAGTTTTGACTGTAATACAAAAGAAGAAACATTCCCATGCTTTATATGTTCTCCAGGAACTTTTAGCATTTACAATGCATTGGCAGTTGTAGCAGTGTGTAAATATTTAGACGTAAAAAAAGAGATTATGATAGATGCTTTAAAAAGTGCTAAGGTCAGTGGTAGAGTGGAAGTTTTACCAATACTTCCTTATGCTACAGTAATAGTTGATTATGCTCACAATGGTGTTAGCTTAGAGAATATACTACAAACTCTGAAGAACTATGATCATGATAGATTAATATGCTTATTTGGTTCAGTAGGTGGTAGAACTGAAATTAGAAGAAAAGAATTAGGTGATGTTGCTGCTCGTGAATGCGATTTAGCGATACTTACAGCAGATAATCCAGATTTTGAAGATCCAATGAATGTTATAAATGATATAGCTGAATCTTTTGAAGGTTCTTCTTGTGAAGTAATAAAAATATCAGATAGAGAAGAAGCTATAAAATATACTATTAGAAATGCTAAAGAAGGAGATATGATAGTATTTGCAGGTAAAGGTCATGAAAAATACCAATTAATAAATGGAGAAAAACTACCTTTTGATGAAATAGCTATTGCAAAAGATGAAGCAAAAAAAGTAATAGAAGAAAAAGAATTATTAGCTTAGTTAATAATTTGTAATACGAAAATATTAAAGGCATTACATTTATTATGTAATGCCTTCTTTAAATGAAAATATATTAATAATTAATTATTATTTATATAATAAAATAGGCACAAATATACTATAGTGAAATTGATTTTTGAAAATTCTTATGATATCATTAAATTAATTAGAAAACAAAATTAGTCATGGCATCTTGATTTATTCAATCCTTGACCAGTTATATCAATTATTTTATTTATTGCAGTGTCAGATAAAAATACAATTTCTGATGGTTCGCCTTTCAAGTTTTCACCCATCAACTTTAAACCATTAGAGTTTTCTATGTAAGAAATATCTAGATTTCTCCTGAAAATTCTATTAGTAGTCTTATCTTTAATCTCTATAGTAATTTCATCACAACTAATAAAATCTAAAGGGGTATTGTTTGGAGTTAAATTATTGTTGAAGTAGTCTAGAATGTAACTTATAGTAAAATCCCTCAAAACAATTAATTCTTCATTAGTTTTAGCGCTAGATGCAGAAATAAACTTATCAAATATCTCTTTACAAACTTCTTCATTTAAAACATTATTTTTAATCATTATAACCTCCAAAATAAGTATTAATTTTGCTAATTAATAAATTTACATAAATTATAGTCCAAGTTTATTAATTTAGAAATAAAAATTTAAAAGGGGGAAATAAATTTGCTACTAAAAAAGGTCCTTTATATTAATGGGGTAAAAAGAACATTACTTGTTAATCCAGAAAGCAGTTTAGCTAATGTACTTCGTGAACAACTATTACTTACAGGGTGTAAGATAGGTTGTGGTCAAGGTCACTGTGGTACATGTACTATTATTTTAAATAATAAGGCTGTTCGTTCTTGTATAGTTAAAATGAAAAAAGTTGAGGATGAATCAATTATACAAACTATTGAAGGATTATCAGAAGGTGAAGATTTACATCCATTACAAGTTGCATGGATGGGTCATGGATGTGCACAATGTGGTTTTTGTAGCCCAGGATTTATTATGTCAGCTAAAGTTTTATTAGAAGAAAACCCTTCTCCAACAAGAGAAGAAGTAAGAGCATGGTTCCAAAAACATAAAAACTTATGCCGTTGTACAGGATATAAACCTTTAGTAGACGCTGTTATGGATGCAGCTGCAGTACTAAGAGGCGAAAAGAAAGTAGAAGATTTAGTTTTTGAACCTGTAGGAAATGAAATATTAGGAACTAAGTATGTAAGACCTTCTGCAAAGGCTAAAGTAACTGGTACTTGGGATTTCGGTGCGGATTTATCTTTAAAAATGCCAAAAGATACTTTAAAACTTGCTTTAGTTCAAGCTGAGGTTTCTCATGCAAATATTAAGGGAATAGATACTTCTGAAGCAGAAAAAATGCCAGGTGTTTATAAAGTGATAACTGCTAAAGACGTTAAAGGTAATAATAAAATAAATGGATTAGTGTTCTTTCCGAGCGCTAATAAGGGAGATGGATGGGATAGACCAATCCTTTGTGATGAAAAAGTATTCCAATATGGTGATGCTATAGCATTAGTAGCTGCTGATACTGAAGAACAAGCTAAAGCTGCTGCTAAAAAAGTAAAAGTAGACTTAGAAGTACTTCCAGCTTATATGAGTGCTCCAGAAGCTATGGCAGAAGATGCTATAGAAATACATCCAGGAACTCCTAATGTTTACTTTAAAACAGAATGTAAAAAAGGTGATGAAACAACTTCGATGATGGAAAAACTTCCAAATGTTGTTGAAGTTGAGTCTTATTGTAGTCGTCAACCACACTTGCCATTAGAGCCTGACTGCGGGCAAGCATTTATGGATGAAGATGGAAACTTAATAATACATTCTAAGAGTATAGGAATCCATTTACATCATGCAATGATTTGTACTGGTATAGGTGTTGATCCTGAGAAATGTTTCTTAGTACAAAATCCAACTGGAGGAACTTTTGGATATAAGTTCTCTCCAACTATGGAATCTATGTTAGGAGTTGCTTGCTTAGCTACTGGAAGACCAGTTTCTTTAGTATATAGTCAATATCAACAAATTACTTATACTGGTAAAAGATCGCCAGCATTTATGAAGATAAAGCTTGGAGCAGATAAAAATGGTAAGATACTTGCTCTTGAAGGTGAAAACTATATCGATCATGGCCCATACTCAGAATTCGGTGACTTATTAACTATGCGTCTTACTCAATTCGTAGGTGCAGGTTATGGAATACCAAATATAAGAAATACTTCTTATACTGTATGTACTAACCATGCTTGGGGTAGTGCATTTAGAGGATATGGCGCTCCACAAAGTTTCATGGGAACTGATACTGCTATAGATGTATTAGCAGCACAAATGGGAATGGATCCATTTGAATTAAGATATATAAATGCTTATAGACCAGGAGATACAACTCCTACAGGTCAAACTCCTGAAGTTTATTCAATTGTTCCTATGATGGATAAATTAAGACCATTATATGAAGAAGCTAAAGTAAGAGTTAAAGAAAACTCTACAGATAAAGTTAAACTTGGTGTAGGTATATCAATTGGTGTTTATGGATGTGGATTAGATGGGGCTGATTCATCTGAAGCTTATGCTGAAATAACTCCAAAAGGTGTAACTATTTATAACTCTTGGGAAGATCATGGTCAAGGTGCTGATATAGGAACATTAACTATGGCTCATGCTACTTTAAAAGCTGCTGGATATAAACCGGAAGATATTAAATTAGTAATGTGTGATATGCGTCAAACTCCAAATAGTGGTCCTGCTGGAGGAAGTAGATCTAATGTTGTTACAGGTAATGCTACTAGAATAGCTGCTGAAAACTTGTTAAAAGCACTAGAAAAAGGTGATGGAACATATCGTTCTTACGATGAAATGGTTGCTGAAGGCTTACCAACTAAGTATGTAGGTAAGTGGGTTGCTTCTATGTGTTCTGACTGTCAGATAGAAAATGGTCAAGGATCACCATTTAGTAACTATATGTATGTTGTTAATATGCCAGAAGTTGCTGTTGATATGGAAACTGGTAAAGCAAAAGTTGAAAAATTCACTTGTATGGTTGATTGTGGTAAGATAATAAACAAACTTGTTGTTGATGGCCAAGTTTATGGAGCATTGGCACAAGGTATAGGTCTTGCATTGACTGAGGATTTTGAAGATTTAGAAAAACATACTACGTTAGTTAAATGTGGTATACCACAAATAGAGGACGTACCAGATAATTTAGAAATACACTACGAAGAAGCTGAAAGACCAGATGGACCTTATGGAGCTTCTGGAGTAGGTGAAGGGCCATTAGCTGCACCTCATCCTGCTATACTAAATGCTATATTTAATGCTACTGGAGCTAGAGTAACTAAAGTACCTGCAACTCCAGTAGTAGTAAAAGCTGCATTAGATGAATTAGCAAGTGGAGCAAATGCTTAAATAAGAAGTAAATATAAAAGAGTAATTTTACGATTGTTGCTCTTGCTTAGTCAAATAGAAGGGCTTAATCTTAAGTATATTTTACAAGAGTTTAAGCCTTTTTTTCATATAAGAAATCTCAAGGGAAATAAATTTTTTAAATACAAATAACAGATATATTTTTTAAGGAGAATAGACTATGGACAATCTTAGTCAAGATAGATTAAAAGAGTTAGAAAGCAAATGTATTCAAGAAGAAGATCCTTGGTGTAATGCTATGTGCCCTGTTCATGTAGATGGAAGACAGTTATGCAAACTAGTTGCCCAAGGTGATTTTACTGAAGGTAGAAAAATTTATGAAAAAAAAATTGTCTTTCCAAATATAATAAGTAGAGTTTGTGAAGAAAAATGTAAAAGTCGATGTAAAAGAAAAGAATTAGGAAATTCCATAAATATTAGACAACTTGAACTAGCTTGTATGAATTATGGAAAAGAAGTTAAAACAAGAGTTTTATTAAAACCTAAAAAGAAAGAAAAAGCTATAATATTTGGTACTAGTTTAAGTGGATTAACTTGCGCAATAGAATTAAGAAAGAAAGGATACTTTGTTGACTTATACGAAAATCAAAATGTTTTAGGGAAAAATATATATGATGCTTGTAAAGATATTTTGGAAGACGAAATTATAAGTAAAGATTTGCAGAGAGTCGAAAAAGAAGGAGTAAAGATTTATCTTAATTCTTTTTTTGAAGAAGATAAGTTAAATGAATATAAAGAAAAATACGATGTATTAGTTTTTGATGGGAATATATACAAAGATTATTTATCCTACAATGTGATAACTTTACAATATGAAAATGATAAAATTTTTTATAGCCCTAAAAATGTTTCATCTGTAGAATGTATAAGTTTAGGTAAGAGACTTTCAACTTCCATAGATAGATATTTTCAACATAGTAGTATGATTCAAGGAAGAGAAAAAGAAGGGGTTTTTCAAACAAAACTATATACAAATTTAGAAGAAGTTGAAATTAAATATGAAATAACTCCTAGAAATAAAGTATTTTATACAAAAGAAGAAGCTATAAAAGAAGGACAAAGATGTATTGACTGTAATTGTCTTGAATGTGTAAAAGGGTGTGAATTTTTAAGACATTACAAGTCTTATCCTAAAAAAATAGTAAGAGAAATTTATAATAACTTAGCTATAGCTTTAGGAAACAGAACATCAAATAAGATGATAAATTCATGCAGCCTTTGTGGTCAGTGCAAAGCTATTTGTCCTGGAGGGTTGGATTTAGGAGAAGTTTGTGAATATGCAAGAGATCAAATGGTAAAAACAAACAAAATGCCACCATCAGCGTTCGAATTTGCCATGGAAGATATGGAATTTAGTAATAGTGAAGAGTTTTTTACAGTTATAAATAAAGAAAACTTAAATTATGTATTTTTCCCAGGATGCCAGCTATGTGCTTCTGAACCTGATTTAGTAAAAGTAATTTATAAAGATTTAAATGACAAGTTAAAATATGAAGTGGGGCTAATACTAGGTTGTTGTGGAGTTATAGGAAAATGGTCTGGTCAAGAAGCTAAGTTTTATGAAGAAATAAAATTAATAAAAGAAACTTTAGATAAATTAAAGAATCCTGTTGTTATAACAGCTTGTCCTACATGTTATAAAATTTTTAATTCTCATTTAAAAAATATAAAAACAAATATGATTTATGATTATATTAATGAAAATAAATTGTCATGTATAGGAAATTATGAAGATATTGTCATAGATGATCCATGTACGGTTAGATATGATGATAAATTACAAGGGCAAGTGCGAGAAATAGCAAAAAATATAGGATTTAATCTAAAAGAGTTAGATTATAGTGGAGAAATAACCACTTGTTGTGGATTTGGTGGACTTACTTGTTTTTCTAATAAGGAATTAAAGGAAAATATAGTTTTATCAAGAATTAAAGAAAATAAACTAAATTATCTGACTTATTGTATAAATTGCAGAGATAGTTTTTTGAGTCAAAATAAAGAAGCAAAACATATTTTACAATTAATATACAATTTTGATGGTAAAAATAAAAAACCTAATATTTCTGAAAGAAGATACAACAGAGTCCAATTAAAATTAGATTTAACACAGGAAAAAGATAAGACTAATAATTATAAAATCGATTTAATTATGAGTGATGATTTGAAAGAAACACTAGAAGATAGAATGATTTTATATAAAGACATTGAAGATACGATAAAGCATGCAGAAGAAACTAAAGAAAAATTTATAAACAAATCAAACAATCATAATTTGGCCTGTAATAGAGTAAAAAACGTTACATTTTGGGTTGAGTATACTATTAAAGGAGGAAAATATTT
Proteins encoded:
- a CDS encoding carboxylate--amine ligase is translated as MEKFKIQPVLVGGDINCYSVARAYHEAYGVKSIAFGKMLLGATKDSNIIDFRVDPNMGNKEEFIKVLLKTADELAEPNKKLIIHGCTDEYAELIIDYRDILSEKYIVPYIGAELKDKLIEKELFYNMCEEYGLDYPKTYIYNKGDEIGDFGFNYPVILKASDSISFFQNAFEGMNKAYLIQDEEEFRREIEKIYSHGYEKSMIVQDFIPGDDSHMRVLTCYSDKNGKVKMQCLGHVLLEEHTPKGIGNHAAIITEYDESVMTKFKNFLESINYTGYSNFDIKYDARDNKYKVFEINLRQGRSNYYVTSSGNNIAKFVVEDRINNKELDLKIQKEPFFWRCIPKEVVYKYVKSQELVNKCKELDAAGKSATSFGYEADLKGNFKRRWYIFLYHVNQFRKFKKYCK
- a CDS encoding aspartate/glutamate racemase family protein, coding for MNNITVGVLGGLGPMASVYFYEMVVNMTEAKTDQEHVDMIITNRATTPDRTAFIIGKSNEDPSKILIDDAKKLEKYGVDFIVITCNTAHYFYEKIVKGVNIPLVNIVEETIKHAKETNHKKLGILATTGNIKTSLYQNMCEKHNIEYLVLDENRQSKVMEIIYDDIKSGKPADMDKFNSIVDYLKENNCDGVILGCTELSILKNDNKLDGNFYIDSLEVLARETILRSGRKLK
- a CDS encoding UDP-N-acetylmuramoyl-L-alanyl-D-glutamate--2,6-diaminopimelate ligase; amino-acid sequence: MKLFKLMEDVSFTSNLPLEKINEIEIKDISYNSRSCKEGFIFVALVGETVDGHKFAKNAYDNGARVFLLQKGMESSKYVIELPNDTVKLFVEDTRISLSRISHNFFEKPSNSLKIIGVTGTKGKTTITNYIATVLNESGVNTGVVGTNGTFFNGTYEVTSNTTPESYELHRIFRKMLDNGVTCVSMEVSSGGIMQNRVEDVDFDVAIFSNLSPDHIGPKEHPTFEHYLQCKARLFKMAKHGIINVDDDYAKDVINAATCDVETFGIENEANLTANNIRYSKEIDSLGVSFDCNTKEETFPCFICSPGTFSIYNALAVVAVCKYLDVKKEIMIDALKSAKVSGRVEVLPILPYATVIVDYAHNGVSLENILQTLKNYDHDRLICLFGSVGGRTEIRRKELGDVAARECDLAILTADNPDFEDPMNVINDIAESFEGSSCEVIKISDREEAIKYTIRNAKEGDMIVFAGKGHEKYQLINGEKLPFDEIAIAKDEAKKVIEEKELLA
- a CDS encoding molybdopterin-dependent aldehyde oxidoreductase, with the translated sequence MLLKKVLYINGVKRTLLVNPESSLANVLREQLLLTGCKIGCGQGHCGTCTIILNNKAVRSCIVKMKKVEDESIIQTIEGLSEGEDLHPLQVAWMGHGCAQCGFCSPGFIMSAKVLLEENPSPTREEVRAWFQKHKNLCRCTGYKPLVDAVMDAAAVLRGEKKVEDLVFEPVGNEILGTKYVRPSAKAKVTGTWDFGADLSLKMPKDTLKLALVQAEVSHANIKGIDTSEAEKMPGVYKVITAKDVKGNNKINGLVFFPSANKGDGWDRPILCDEKVFQYGDAIALVAADTEEQAKAAAKKVKVDLEVLPAYMSAPEAMAEDAIEIHPGTPNVYFKTECKKGDETTSMMEKLPNVVEVESYCSRQPHLPLEPDCGQAFMDEDGNLIIHSKSIGIHLHHAMICTGIGVDPEKCFLVQNPTGGTFGYKFSPTMESMLGVACLATGRPVSLVYSQYQQITYTGKRSPAFMKIKLGADKNGKILALEGENYIDHGPYSEFGDLLTMRLTQFVGAGYGIPNIRNTSYTVCTNHAWGSAFRGYGAPQSFMGTDTAIDVLAAQMGMDPFELRYINAYRPGDTTPTGQTPEVYSIVPMMDKLRPLYEEAKVRVKENSTDKVKLGVGISIGVYGCGLDGADSSEAYAEITPKGVTIYNSWEDHGQGADIGTLTMAHATLKAAGYKPEDIKLVMCDMRQTPNSGPAGGSRSNVVTGNATRIAAENLLKALEKGDGTYRSYDEMVAEGLPTKYVGKWVASMCSDCQIENGQGSPFSNYMYVVNMPEVAVDMETGKAKVEKFTCMVDCGKIINKLVVDGQVYGALAQGIGLALTEDFEDLEKHTTLVKCGIPQIEDVPDNLEIHYEEAERPDGPYGASGVGEGPLAAPHPAILNAIFNATGARVTKVPATPVVVKAALDELASGANA
- a CDS encoding pyridine nucleotide-disulfide oxidoreductase/dicluster-binding protein translates to MDNLSQDRLKELESKCIQEEDPWCNAMCPVHVDGRQLCKLVAQGDFTEGRKIYEKKIVFPNIISRVCEEKCKSRCKRKELGNSINIRQLELACMNYGKEVKTRVLLKPKKKEKAIIFGTSLSGLTCAIELRKKGYFVDLYENQNVLGKNIYDACKDILEDEIISKDLQRVEKEGVKIYLNSFFEEDKLNEYKEKYDVLVFDGNIYKDYLSYNVITLQYENDKIFYSPKNVSSVECISLGKRLSTSIDRYFQHSSMIQGREKEGVFQTKLYTNLEEVEIKYEITPRNKVFYTKEEAIKEGQRCIDCNCLECVKGCEFLRHYKSYPKKIVREIYNNLAIALGNRTSNKMINSCSLCGQCKAICPGGLDLGEVCEYARDQMVKTNKMPPSAFEFAMEDMEFSNSEEFFTVINKENLNYVFFPGCQLCASEPDLVKVIYKDLNDKLKYEVGLILGCCGVIGKWSGQEAKFYEEIKLIKETLDKLKNPVVITACPTCYKIFNSHLKNIKTNMIYDYINENKLSCIGNYEDIVIDDPCTVRYDDKLQGQVREIAKNIGFNLKELDYSGEITTCCGFGGLTCFSNKELKENIVLSRIKENKLNYLTYCINCRDSFLSQNKEAKHILQLIYNFDGKNKKPNISERRYNRVQLKLDLTQEKDKTNNYKIDLIMSDDLKETLEDRMILYKDIEDTIKHAEETKEKFINKSNNHNLACNRVKNVTFWVEYTIKGGKYLVYNAYSHRMKIEVN